A genome region from Deinococcus betulae includes the following:
- a CDS encoding EAL domain-containing protein codes for MSTPDPRPDLPPQGAPLDPVPSTAAARLRDLLQLAEPLVVSDAEQAEAALREAQKLAGALGDTRSEALALTLLGATFFFRSQYPTALQVLGQAQAAADRAQDDRITARVLNNLGNCEVALGNYGEGMEYYQQSLRLAQACGDEDGRTRALSNVGLIHLELGEHELALEVFQEVLALAEEAQDALSQSSSTINLVLSYYHVGRYADALTLGAAHLPVVRALGVRQHEVVLRAWLLPCLIQTGQAGDAARQAEDLLPLAQAVDDREYVAYIRAFYGQALTQLGQLDAAQEQLLLALAEAQQHGARLSERTVLQHLSELHAARGEWQQAYERLQAYEALNRTLHAEAVARKAQVMGAQMQVEILRREADAERRRSAELTQANTALQAAQEALSYRATHDALTGLANRAHFQAELERAVQAASPAPFGVLFIDLDRFKQVNDTLGHEVGDELLKAVAGQLRGAVRSGDLVARMGGDEFTILLRSLREPRDAERVAHKILNALAQPLLVCGHTLQVTGSIGVAVAPRDGQDVGTLQKHADLAMYRAKQGGKNGVRTFQPGPDEASPQPPGHLEVERDLRGALVRGEFVLHYQGQYDVRTQALTGFEALLRWQHPTQGLLPPGEFLGIAEDSQLILPVGAWVLREACGQAAAWQTRAPGLTISVNVSALQFEQPGFLTTVQQALEASGLAPQHLILELTEQAAARHPEAAAQQLSRLRGLGVQIALDDFGTGQSSLSLLHQLPIDLLKIDRSFLQAAPDPEANRVFIGVMITLAHGLNLLVTAEGVETSQQRALLGELGCDSMQGFLLTRPLPAAEAEGLLTLPAISAPPASPN; via the coding sequence GTGTCCACTCCTGACCCACGGCCGGACCTGCCCCCGCAGGGCGCCCCGCTGGACCCGGTGCCCAGCACGGCCGCCGCGCGGCTGCGCGACCTGCTGCAACTGGCCGAGCCTCTGGTGGTGTCGGACGCCGAGCAGGCCGAGGCGGCCCTGCGTGAGGCCCAGAAGCTGGCGGGCGCACTGGGCGACACCCGCAGCGAGGCCCTGGCCCTGACGCTGCTGGGAGCCACCTTTTTCTTCCGCTCTCAGTACCCGACGGCGCTTCAGGTGCTGGGGCAAGCGCAGGCCGCTGCCGACCGCGCGCAGGATGACCGCATCACCGCCCGCGTTCTGAACAACCTGGGCAACTGTGAGGTGGCGCTGGGCAACTACGGCGAGGGCATGGAGTACTACCAGCAAAGCCTCCGCTTGGCCCAGGCCTGCGGCGACGAGGACGGCCGCACCCGCGCCCTGAGCAACGTGGGCCTGATTCACCTGGAACTGGGAGAACACGAACTGGCGCTGGAGGTCTTTCAGGAAGTCCTGGCGCTGGCCGAAGAGGCCCAGGACGCGCTGTCCCAGTCCTCCTCGACCATCAACCTCGTGCTGTCCTACTACCATGTGGGCCGTTACGCCGACGCGCTGACGCTGGGCGCCGCCCACCTGCCCGTCGTGCGCGCGCTGGGTGTCCGGCAGCATGAGGTGGTGCTGCGCGCCTGGCTGCTGCCCTGCCTGATTCAGACTGGCCAGGCTGGCGACGCCGCGCGCCAGGCCGAGGACCTGCTGCCCCTGGCCCAGGCGGTGGATGACCGGGAATACGTGGCGTATATCCGGGCCTTTTATGGGCAGGCCCTGACGCAACTGGGGCAGCTGGACGCGGCGCAGGAGCAGTTGCTGCTGGCCCTGGCCGAAGCCCAGCAGCACGGCGCCCGGCTCTCGGAGCGCACGGTGTTGCAGCACCTGAGCGAACTGCACGCCGCGCGGGGCGAATGGCAGCAGGCCTACGAGCGCCTGCAAGCCTACGAGGCGCTGAACCGGACGCTGCATGCCGAGGCGGTCGCGCGCAAGGCGCAGGTGATGGGCGCGCAGATGCAAGTGGAGATTCTGCGCCGCGAGGCCGACGCCGAACGCCGCCGCAGCGCCGAGCTGACCCAGGCCAACACCGCGCTTCAGGCGGCGCAGGAGGCGCTGTCGTACCGGGCCACCCACGACGCCCTGACGGGACTGGCCAACCGCGCTCATTTTCAGGCCGAACTGGAACGCGCCGTGCAGGCGGCCAGCCCCGCGCCGTTTGGTGTGCTCTTTATTGACCTTGACCGCTTCAAGCAGGTCAACGACACCCTGGGGCACGAGGTCGGAGATGAGCTGCTCAAGGCCGTGGCCGGGCAGCTCCGGGGGGCGGTGCGCTCGGGTGACCTGGTGGCGCGGATGGGCGGCGACGAATTTACCATCCTGCTGCGGAGCCTCCGCGAGCCGCGCGACGCCGAGCGGGTGGCGCACAAGATTCTGAACGCCCTGGCCCAGCCGCTTCTGGTCTGCGGGCACACCCTGCAGGTCACGGGGTCTATCGGGGTGGCGGTGGCGCCGCGTGACGGTCAGGATGTGGGCACCCTGCAAAAACACGCCGATCTGGCCATGTACCGCGCCAAGCAGGGGGGCAAGAATGGGGTGCGCACCTTCCAGCCTGGCCCCGACGAGGCGTCCCCACAGCCGCCCGGTCATCTGGAGGTGGAGCGCGACCTGCGCGGCGCCCTGGTGCGCGGCGAGTTCGTGCTGCACTACCAGGGCCAGTACGATGTCCGCACCCAGGCGCTGACCGGCTTTGAGGCCCTGCTGCGCTGGCAGCATCCCACCCAGGGCCTGCTGCCGCCCGGCGAGTTTCTCGGCATTGCCGAGGACAGCCAGCTGATTTTGCCAGTCGGGGCCTGGGTGCTGCGCGAAGCCTGCGGGCAGGCGGCGGCCTGGCAAACCCGCGCCCCCGGCCTGACCATCAGCGTCAATGTCAGCGCCCTGCAGTTCGAGCAGCCAGGATTCCTGACCACCGTGCAGCAGGCCCTAGAAGCTTCCGGGCTGGCACCGCAGCACCTGATTCTGGAGCTGACCGAACAGGCCGCCGCCCGCCACCCGGAAGCGGCCGCGCAGCAACTGTCCCGGTTGCGCGGCCTGGGGGTGCAGATTGCGCTGGACGACTTCGGCACCGGCCAGAGCAGCCTGAGCCTGCTGCATCAGCTGCCCATTGACCTCCTGAAGATTGACCGCTCGTTTCTGCAGGCGGCGCCCGACCCCGAGGCCAACCGGGTCTTTATCGGCGTGATGATTACCCTGGCCCACGGCCTGAACCTGCTGGTCACGGCTGAAGGGGTCGAAACCTCGCAGCAGCGGGCCCTGCTGGGTGAACTGGGCTGCGATAGCATGCAGGGGTTTTTGCTCACGCGCCCGCTGCCCGCCGCCGAAGCCGAGGGACTGCTGACGCTCCCGGCGATTAGTGCTCCACCAGCCTCTCCGAACTAG
- a CDS encoding histidine phosphatase family protein, translated as MTGLLTLVRHGRTAHNAAGRFQGWTDVALDEQGHAQAQALAGRLAAHVVRPTHLYASDLSRTRQTAAPLGEQLGLPVQTSPALREINIGTWEGRTLSELDALDPARFRAWPRVAAPQGESLEAVTGRARTFLDRLALTDTDHAVVVTHGVVITALLCDLLGWNFEEAWSTRRGLHDNTALTSLRRTGGQVSVEVLACGAHLSALTVAVS; from the coding sequence ATGACGGGCCTGCTGACCCTGGTCAGGCATGGCCGCACCGCGCACAACGCGGCGGGCCGCTTTCAGGGCTGGACCGATGTGGCTTTGGACGAGCAGGGCCACGCCCAGGCCCAGGCGCTCGCTGGGCGGCTGGCGGCGCATGTCGTGCGGCCCACCCACCTGTATGCCAGCGACCTGAGCCGCACCCGGCAGACGGCGGCGCCGCTGGGCGAGCAACTCGGGCTGCCGGTGCAGACCAGCCCTGCGCTGCGCGAAATCAATATTGGGACCTGGGAGGGACGCACCCTGAGCGAACTGGACGCCCTGGACCCGGCACGGTTCCGGGCCTGGCCGCGGGTGGCGGCGCCGCAGGGTGAAAGTCTGGAAGCCGTGACCGGGCGCGCCCGCACCTTTCTGGACCGCCTGGCCCTGACCGACACCGACCACGCGGTTGTCGTGACGCACGGCGTGGTGATCACGGCCCTGCTGTGCGACCTGCTGGGCTGGAACTTCGAGGAGGCGTGGTCCACCCGGCGCGGTCTGCATGACAACACGGCCCTGACCTCGCTGCGGCGCACAGGGGGCCAGGTCAGCGTGGAGGTGCTGGCCTGTGGTGCCCACCTGTCGGCGCTGACCGTGGCCGTTTCCTGA
- the metK gene encoding methionine adenosyltransferase, with protein sequence MRKYYTSESVSEGHPDKLADFISDSILDEFLRQEPGSRVAVETLLTTGMAVVAGEVTAKHARVDVQKTVRDAVMKVGYTRANYGFDAEYSAVLVSLHEQSPEIAGGVNHSEEWRGMTDDERARPENAHSEVGAGDQGLMFGYATDETPELMPLPVSLAHRLTRRLAELRKAGTLPYLRPDAKAQVTVVRDGEPHEAGLTLVDTVVISTQHSEDVTQEQIRADMLEHVIGAVIPAELLTDDTKYFINPSGRFVIGGPHGDTGLTGRKIIVDTYGGAVPHGGGAFSGKDPTKVDRSAAYYARFIAKNIVAAGLARRALVEVAYAIGRAHPVSLRVDTYGTGTVSDERLAELVGRHFDARPQAIIAELDLRRPIYAQTAAYGHFGRAEFPWEGTHKAEALKAAAQG encoded by the coding sequence ATGCGGAAGTACTACACCTCGGAATCGGTGTCCGAAGGGCACCCCGACAAGCTGGCCGACTTCATCTCGGACAGCATTCTCGACGAGTTTCTGCGCCAGGAACCCGGCAGCCGCGTGGCCGTCGAAACCCTGCTGACCACCGGCATGGCCGTGGTGGCGGGCGAAGTGACGGCCAAGCACGCGAGGGTGGACGTGCAAAAAACCGTCCGCGACGCCGTGATGAAGGTGGGCTACACCCGCGCCAACTACGGCTTTGACGCCGAATACAGCGCGGTGCTGGTCAGCCTGCACGAACAGAGTCCCGAGATTGCGGGCGGCGTGAACCACAGTGAAGAGTGGCGCGGCATGACGGACGACGAGCGCGCCCGCCCCGAGAACGCTCACTCCGAGGTGGGGGCCGGTGACCAGGGCCTGATGTTCGGCTACGCCACCGACGAGACCCCGGAGCTGATGCCGCTGCCGGTCTCGCTGGCGCACCGGCTGACGCGGCGCCTGGCTGAACTGCGCAAGGCGGGCACCCTGCCCTACCTGCGTCCCGACGCCAAGGCGCAGGTGACCGTGGTGCGTGACGGCGAGCCGCACGAGGCGGGCCTGACCCTGGTGGACACCGTGGTGATCAGCACCCAGCACAGCGAGGACGTGACCCAGGAGCAGATTCGCGCCGACATGCTTGAACATGTCATCGGGGCCGTCATTCCCGCCGAGTTGCTGACTGATGACACCAAATACTTCATCAACCCGTCGGGGCGCTTTGTGATTGGCGGGCCGCACGGCGACACCGGCCTGACCGGGCGCAAGATCATCGTGGACACCTACGGCGGGGCCGTGCCGCACGGCGGCGGCGCCTTTTCCGGCAAGGACCCCACCAAGGTGGACCGCAGCGCCGCCTACTACGCCCGCTTTATCGCCAAGAACATTGTGGCGGCGGGGCTGGCGCGCCGGGCGCTGGTGGAGGTCGCCTACGCGATTGGCCGCGCGCATCCGGTCAGCCTGCGGGTGGACACCTACGGCACCGGCACCGTGAGCGACGAGCGCCTGGCCGAACTGGTGGGGAGGCACTTTGACGCCCGCCCCCAGGCCATCATTGCTGAGCTGGACCTGCGCCGTCCCATCTACGCGCAGACGGCGGCTTACGGTCACTTTGGCCGCGCCGAGTTCCCCTGGGAAGGCACCCACAAGGCCGAGGCGCTGAAGGCCGCTGCGCAAGGCTAA
- a CDS encoding DUF3809 domain-containing protein, which yields MKTAWLSNGSSRDGSGLKVEAAQTFTVPWSGAPDAALAFVRAPARALARVRFLRDLRTEGAVVRGELLVPLPGLGDVDLPFCSVVEATPDGAELHPQLVSGERAWVEVAGQARWARDELHFAFQFCAHLATPDAQGWGGAAFEKMVRAAAGRTLERVARELPLGIGQAAQAED from the coding sequence ATGAAAACCGCGTGGTTATCGAATGGGTCGAGTAGGGACGGCAGCGGCTTGAAGGTCGAGGCGGCGCAGACCTTTACCGTGCCCTGGTCCGGCGCGCCGGACGCGGCCCTGGCTTTTGTACGGGCCCCGGCCCGCGCCCTGGCCCGGGTGCGCTTCTTGCGGGATCTGCGGACAGAGGGCGCGGTGGTGCGGGGCGAATTGCTGGTGCCGCTGCCAGGGCTGGGGGACGTGGACCTGCCGTTTTGCAGTGTGGTGGAGGCCACCCCGGACGGCGCCGAGTTACATCCCCAGCTGGTAAGCGGCGAACGCGCCTGGGTCGAAGTGGCGGGACAGGCCCGGTGGGCACGTGATGAACTGCACTTTGCCTTTCAGTTTTGCGCCCACCTGGCCACGCCGGACGCCCAGGGCTGGGGCGGCGCCGCCTTCGAAAAGATGGTGCGGGCGGCGGCAGGGCGCACCCTGGAGCGCGTGGCCCGCGAATTGCCCCTGGGCATCGGGCAGGCCGCGCAGGCTGAGGACTGA
- the rsfS gene encoding ribosome silencing factor, translating to MIPDPTTHTQLRAIVDAARERRAEDVLVLDLTEVSSTLEYFVICTATAGLQLNAVQENIREKAQAAGLPRPSVEGPSERWLLLAFGGSIVVHIMTKDAREYYDLEGLWSDAHVLDFPEVQA from the coding sequence ATGATCCCAGACCCCACCACCCACACCCAACTGCGCGCCATCGTGGACGCGGCCCGCGAGCGCCGCGCCGAGGACGTGCTGGTCCTCGACCTGACCGAGGTCAGCAGCACCCTCGAATACTTTGTCATTTGCACCGCCACAGCGGGACTGCAGCTGAACGCCGTTCAGGAAAACATCCGCGAGAAGGCGCAGGCGGCGGGCCTGCCGCGTCCCAGCGTCGAGGGCCCCAGCGAGCGTTGGCTGTTGCTGGCCTTTGGGGGCAGCATCGTCGTGCATATCATGACCAAAGACGCCCGCGAGTATTACGACCTTGAGGGCCTATGGAGCGACGCCCACGTGCTGGACTTCCCCGAAGTTCAGGCGTAA
- a CDS encoding RsmD family RNA methyltransferase — MSLRILGGSAKGRALQVPDSARPSGARVRKSLFDLLAARAPSGTFLDLHGGSGAIGLEAASRGYAVTLVEKDARAVRALETNAQALDLRARILRGDAEALLPRLGQFDVVFSDPPYEANIPALTLKLLGSGVVGPGGLLICQHPDRTQLPPHAGYSHEVREYGSNSLTLYWRARPEASGLVADLS, encoded by the coding sequence ATGAGTCTGCGGATTCTGGGTGGCAGTGCCAAGGGCCGGGCGCTTCAGGTGCCGGACAGTGCCCGGCCCAGCGGCGCGCGGGTGCGCAAAAGCCTGTTTGATCTGCTGGCGGCCCGCGCGCCCTCAGGCACCTTTCTGGACCTGCACGGGGGCAGCGGCGCCATCGGCCTGGAAGCGGCCAGCCGGGGCTACGCGGTGACCCTGGTGGAAAAGGACGCGCGCGCGGTGAGGGCGCTGGAAACCAACGCCCAAGCGCTGGACCTCCGGGCCCGCATCCTGCGCGGGGACGCCGAAGCCCTGTTGCCGCGCTTGGGCCAATTTGACGTGGTGTTCAGTGACCCGCCCTACGAGGCCAATATTCCGGCCCTGACCCTGAAACTCCTGGGCAGCGGCGTGGTGGGCCCAGGCGGCCTGCTGATCTGCCAGCACCCAGACCGCACCCAGCTGCCGCCCCATGCAGGGTACAGTCACGAGGTCCGGGAATACGGCAGCAACAGCCTGACGCTCTACTGGCGCGCTCGCCCTGAAGCCTCTGGCCTGGTAGCCGACTTGAGCTGA
- the coaD gene encoding pantetheine-phosphate adenylyltransferase, with amino-acid sequence MNAVFPGSFDPITSGHMDVLTRAAKMFEQVTVTVMHNARKQGRHLFTLDERLDILREATAHLPNVSVDTFGGLLVDYMAQQQQGIIIRGLRAVSDYEYELQIAHLNRQIGDTETVFIMAATRWSFVSSSMVREIASYGGDISEMVPRASAAALRRKHADVYAEREAALAAARRPS; translated from the coding sequence ATGAACGCCGTCTTTCCCGGCTCCTTTGACCCGATTACCAGTGGACATATGGACGTGCTGACCCGCGCCGCCAAGATGTTCGAGCAGGTGACCGTCACCGTGATGCACAACGCCCGCAAGCAGGGCCGCCACCTGTTTACCCTGGACGAGCGGCTGGACATCCTGCGTGAAGCCACCGCGCACCTGCCCAACGTCAGCGTAGACACCTTTGGCGGCCTGCTGGTGGATTACATGGCGCAGCAGCAGCAGGGCATCATCATCCGGGGGCTGCGCGCGGTGTCGGACTATGAATACGAGTTGCAAATTGCCCACCTGAACCGCCAGATTGGCGACACCGAAACTGTGTTCATCATGGCAGCGACCCGCTGGAGCTTTGTCAGCTCCTCGATGGTGCGCGAAATTGCCAGCTACGGCGGCGACATCAGCGAGATGGTGCCGCGCGCCAGCGCCGCCGCCCTGCGCCGCAAACACGCCGACGTGTACGCCGAGCGAGAGGCGGCGCTGGCCGCCGCCCGGCGCCCTTCCTGA
- a CDS encoding DUF3248 domain-containing protein yields the protein MTADLPGEDAGDAALPAPPELVRALEALGGQLVWRMGKDEASDDVVVRLGFASATPRFAHLPRLRSAGDAELQAALNENRVVIEWVE from the coding sequence ATGACCGCAGACCTGCCCGGCGAAGACGCTGGTGACGCTGCTCTCCCGGCCCCACCCGAACTGGTCCGGGCGCTGGAGGCGCTGGGCGGCCAGCTGGTCTGGCGCATGGGCAAGGACGAGGCCAGTGACGACGTGGTGGTGCGGCTGGGCTTCGCCTCGGCCACGCCGCGCTTTGCCCACCTGCCCCGGCTGCGCAGCGCCGGCGACGCCGAACTGCAAGCCGCCCTGAATGAAAACCGCGTGGTTATCGAATGGGTCGAGTAG
- a CDS encoding LCP family glycopolymer transferase codes for MTPDPSLPVAPSPRIAGLRALQAFGLSLASLCLGAFALLSGAGPVSAAAAPAGQAPQFTVLVAGRDIVYCYYQQPCKDQEQRTGLVQPPNTDTLMLVKVDSAGVRVLNIPRDTNVGPYDPWRSVGAQKVNSQYHTGGPEALTRAVETITGERVDSYVIVRTDYVARVIDALGGLDVTVPEGGIEWVDRAAGVDLRLAPGPHHLSGDQGVLFLRVRKGFGDDYGRIDHQKQALTQLAGRLRSAQGLAALPTILGGIGNGVETNADPALLSALRPHLGQMKLSFATLPTDEIPGTFNLAVNRERLAGLWSAAGTSSAPAPQAKVQVVDASGAALGLPLAAALRALGYPEVEVSVAPESREASQVFTQLALTDANLLAEALHLPRLQGERFAVGADEVGIFLGQDAQGTLAALRGLTPSRPATP; via the coding sequence GTGACGCCGGACCCTTCCCTTCCGGTGGCGCCCTCGCCCCGGATTGCCGGGCTGCGCGCCCTGCAGGCATTTGGCCTGAGCCTGGCCAGCCTGTGCCTGGGGGCCTTTGCCCTGCTCAGCGGGGCCGGACCCGTCAGCGCGGCGGCGGCGCCGGCCGGGCAGGCCCCGCAGTTCACGGTGCTGGTGGCCGGGCGCGACATCGTGTACTGCTATTACCAGCAGCCGTGCAAGGACCAGGAGCAGCGCACGGGCCTGGTGCAGCCACCCAACACCGACACCCTGATGCTGGTCAAGGTGGACAGTGCGGGCGTGCGGGTGCTGAATATTCCGCGCGACACCAACGTGGGCCCTTATGACCCCTGGCGGTCCGTGGGCGCCCAGAAGGTGAACAGCCAGTACCACACTGGCGGCCCCGAGGCCCTGACCCGCGCGGTCGAGACGATTACCGGCGAGCGGGTGGATTCCTACGTAATTGTGCGCACCGACTACGTGGCGCGCGTGATTGACGCGCTGGGTGGCCTGGACGTCACTGTCCCCGAGGGCGGCATCGAGTGGGTGGACCGGGCGGCGGGCGTGGACCTGCGGCTGGCCCCTGGCCCCCACCACCTGAGCGGCGACCAGGGCGTGCTGTTCTTGCGGGTGCGCAAGGGCTTTGGCGACGATTACGGCCGCATTGACCACCAGAAACAGGCGCTGACCCAGCTGGCCGGGCGGCTGCGGTCAGCGCAGGGGCTGGCGGCGCTGCCCACCATTCTGGGCGGCATTGGCAACGGCGTGGAAACCAACGCCGATCCGGCGCTGCTCTCGGCGCTGCGGCCCCACCTGGGGCAGATGAAACTGAGTTTTGCCACCCTGCCCACCGACGAGATTCCTGGCACCTTCAATCTGGCGGTCAACCGCGAGCGGCTGGCGGGGCTGTGGTCGGCCGCCGGCACGTCGTCGGCCCCAGCTCCCCAGGCGAAGGTGCAGGTGGTGGACGCCAGCGGCGCGGCCCTGGGTCTCCCGCTGGCGGCGGCGCTGCGCGCGCTGGGCTACCCCGAGGTGGAGGTCAGCGTGGCCCCCGAGAGCCGCGAGGCCAGTCAGGTGTTCACGCAGCTGGCCCTGACCGACGCTAACCTGCTGGCCGAGGCCCTGCATCTGCCGCGCCTTCAGGGCGAGCGATTTGCCGTAGGCGCCGACGAGGTGGGCATCTTCCTGGGCCAGGACGCCCAGGGGACGCTGGCCGCTCTCCGTGGGCTTACGCCGTCACGCCCCGCCACCCCCTGA